One segment of Methylotuvimicrobium sp. KM2 DNA contains the following:
- the phoR gene encoding phosphate regulon sensor histidine kinase PhoR, with amino-acid sequence MNPWIREIATLSLLLLGAIVVGVLGKILVPMLFVLLASILIRQFYQIYRFEKWIDNGGSGKYPKSTGIWEAIYYHVYRMKKREKKRKKKLGKMVDQFRKSTEALPDAAVVLGPSDEIEWTNKAAMKVLGLDKSDKGQRIPNLIRFPEFTRYLDNRKYDDVIVLPSPVDPNVMLSVRVVPYGVGLRLLLAQDVTQLKKMEIMRKDFVANVSHELRTPLTVLKGYLETIKDMDDGESGLLSNSIKQMQSQTERMEHLVDDLLLLTRLETQKKKAKCVDIPGLLSKICSEGASLKNSSGRIEFKLESQVKIIGVEEDLRSAFTNLLVNALKYSSEDSIVNVRWYEHQGCPRLDVQDHGEGIAASEIPRVTERFYRVDTNLSKKQSGTGLGLAIVKHALQNHEAKLEIKSEVGKGSCFSCIFPGRLICRDEKDVVA; translated from the coding sequence ATGAATCCATGGATTAGGGAAATTGCAACATTATCGCTACTGTTGCTTGGCGCAATCGTTGTCGGGGTTTTGGGCAAAATTCTCGTGCCGATGCTGTTTGTGCTCTTAGCGAGCATTTTGATTCGACAATTTTATCAGATTTATCGATTCGAAAAATGGATAGACAACGGCGGTAGTGGGAAATATCCGAAGTCGACCGGTATTTGGGAGGCTATTTACTACCACGTTTATCGCATGAAAAAGCGCGAAAAAAAGCGCAAAAAAAAGCTCGGAAAAATGGTCGATCAATTTCGCAAATCGACCGAGGCCTTGCCGGATGCGGCTGTTGTGCTTGGTCCTAGCGATGAAATCGAATGGACCAACAAAGCGGCGATGAAAGTGCTGGGCCTCGACAAATCCGACAAGGGTCAGCGGATACCTAACTTGATTCGTTTTCCCGAATTCACCCGCTACTTGGATAATCGCAAGTACGACGATGTGATCGTGCTCCCTTCGCCTGTCGATCCTAATGTGATGCTCTCAGTCCGAGTCGTTCCTTATGGAGTCGGCTTGCGATTGCTGTTGGCGCAAGACGTTACTCAGCTGAAAAAAATGGAAATCATGCGCAAGGACTTTGTCGCGAATGTGTCTCATGAGCTTAGAACACCGCTGACGGTGCTGAAAGGTTATCTGGAGACGATCAAGGATATGGACGACGGCGAATCGGGACTTTTGAGTAATTCGATCAAACAAATGCAAAGTCAAACCGAACGCATGGAGCATCTAGTCGACGATTTGTTGTTGTTGACTCGACTGGAAACTCAGAAAAAGAAGGCGAAATGCGTCGATATTCCAGGTTTGCTAAGTAAAATATGTAGCGAAGGCGCAAGTCTGAAAAACTCATCCGGGCGTATCGAGTTCAAACTGGAAAGCCAAGTCAAAATAATCGGTGTGGAAGAGGATTTACGTAGCGCCTTTACCAATTTGTTAGTCAATGCCCTGAAATATTCGTCCGAAGACTCCATTGTCAATGTGCGCTGGTATGAGCATCAGGGTTGCCCGAGACTGGATGTGCAAGATCATGGCGAGGGCATAGCGGCATCGGAGATTCCAAGAGTCACCGAACGCTTTTATCGGGTCGATACCAATCTGAGTAAAAAACAAAGCGGGACCGGTTTAGGTCTTGCGATCGTCAAGCATGCGCTGCAAAATCATGAAGCCAAATTAGAAATAAAAAGCGAAGTCGGGAAGGGAAGTTGTTTTAGTTGTATTTTTCCAGGTCGTTTGATTTGCAGAGATGAGAAGGATGTTGTTGCGTGA
- the phoB gene encoding phosphate regulon transcriptional regulator PhoB has protein sequence MSRLSVLVVEDEDAIREMLAMVLEQSGFEASQCADAEVANLILQERMPDLIVLDWMLPGISGIEWARRLKKDQFYREIPIILLTARGEEEDKVRGLEIGTDDYMTKPFSPKELVARIRAVLRRTGKIQDLAQITLGDMILDSEQHRLTIGDKQLDVSPTEFRLMQFFMTHPDKVYSRTQLLDQVWGRSVYIEERTVDVHIRRLRKILAEYGREELVQTVRGFGYRFSLIS, from the coding sequence ATGAGTAGATTGAGCGTTTTAGTCGTCGAAGATGAGGATGCTATCCGAGAAATGCTGGCGATGGTATTGGAGCAGTCCGGTTTCGAAGCGAGTCAATGCGCCGATGCCGAAGTGGCTAATTTGATTCTTCAGGAACGCATGCCGGATTTGATCGTGTTGGACTGGATGTTGCCCGGCATTAGCGGTATCGAATGGGCTAGGCGTCTTAAGAAAGACCAATTTTACCGGGAAATCCCGATTATTTTATTGACCGCCCGAGGCGAGGAAGAAGACAAAGTGCGCGGGCTCGAAATTGGTACCGACGATTACATGACTAAACCTTTTTCGCCGAAGGAACTGGTCGCAAGAATACGCGCCGTACTGCGTAGAACCGGTAAAATCCAAGACTTGGCGCAGATTACGCTTGGCGACATGATTCTCGACAGCGAGCAGCACCGTTTGACGATAGGCGACAAACAACTGGATGTCAGCCCGACCGAATTCAGATTGATGCAGTTTTTCATGACGCATCCGGACAAAGTCTATAGCCGCACGCAATTACTCGATCAAGTTTGGGGGCGCAGTGTTTATATCGAAGAGAGGACCGTCGACGTGCATATTAGACGATTAAGAAAAATATTGGCCGAATACGGACGGGAAGAACTAGTGCAAACCGTACGCGGATTCGGATACCGATTTTCGCTGATTAGCTAA